In a genomic window of Alphaproteobacteria bacterium:
- a CDS encoding N-acetyl sugar amidotransferase, translating to MQQQTQTPTDDVLFGLPREVRFCKHCIISNQRPSSTVEFKNENKKETIGFDEDGVCSACRFHERKWSEIDWEARHRQFLELLDRHRSKDGSYDVVVPGSGGKDSVYASHVLKHKYGMHPLTVTWPPHMYTDIGRHNFEAWIASGFDNISVHPNGKVHRLLTRLAFLRLLHPFQPFILGQKQVGPRIALKYGVKLVMYGESQAEGGTKVDDDGRVMPRHFYSAPSTERLNVKLGGTSIPELMGMGIDLSELHPYLPLDINDVAKAGIEVHHMGYYEHWRQQEKYYYAVDNCGFKPNPERLEGTYQKYSSLDDKLDSFHYYTTFVKFGIGRASYDAAQEIRNRHITREEGVALVQRYDGEFPKKYFPEFLEYTGLDEEAFWARIDANRSPHLWTKKGNEWVLRHQVS from the coding sequence ATGCAGCAACAGACGCAAACGCCAACCGACGATGTATTGTTTGGTCTTCCCCGCGAAGTCAGATTCTGCAAGCACTGCATCATCTCGAACCAACGTCCTTCATCAACCGTGGAATTCAAGAACGAGAACAAGAAGGAGACGATTGGCTTCGACGAGGATGGCGTATGCTCGGCTTGTCGCTTTCATGAGCGAAAGTGGAGCGAAATCGATTGGGAGGCGCGCCACCGTCAGTTTCTTGAACTTCTTGACCGCCACCGCAGCAAGGACGGCAGTTACGACGTTGTCGTGCCGGGTTCAGGGGGCAAGGACAGCGTCTATGCTTCTCATGTTCTGAAGCATAAGTATGGCATGCATCCGCTAACTGTTACGTGGCCGCCGCACATGTATACCGACATTGGGCGCCACAATTTCGAGGCCTGGATCGCTAGCGGCTTTGACAATATTAGTGTGCATCCCAATGGCAAGGTGCATCGCTTGCTAACCCGCCTAGCCTTCCTGCGACTCTTGCACCCATTTCAGCCTTTCATTCTGGGCCAAAAGCAAGTGGGACCTAGGATCGCCCTTAAATACGGCGTTAAGCTTGTAATGTACGGCGAGAGCCAGGCCGAAGGCGGCACCAAGGTTGACGATGATGGGCGTGTCATGCCCAGGCATTTTTATTCGGCGCCATCCACCGAGAGGCTAAATGTCAAACTGGGCGGCACCAGCATTCCAGAATTGATGGGCATGGGCATCGATCTGTCTGAACTGCACCCCTACCTGCCGCTGGATATCAACGACGTCGCTAAAGCCGGAATCGAGGTCCATCACATGGGCTATTACGAACATTGGCGCCAGCAGGAAAAGTACTATTATGCCGTCGATAATTGCGGCTTTAAGCCCAATCCCGAGCGTCTGGAAGGCACTTACCAAAAGTATTCCAGTCTCGACGACAAGTTGGATAGCTTCCACTACTACACGACTTTCGTTAAGTTCGGCATTGGTAGAGCCAGCTATGATGCCGCCCAGGAAATCCGCAACCGCCACATTACCCGAGAAGAAGGCGTCGCTCTGGTTCAGCGCTATGACGGCGAATTTCCGAAGAAGTATTTTCCGGAATTTCTGGAATATACTGGCCTCGACGAGGAAGCTTTCTGGGCAAGGATTGACGCTAACCGCTCGCCTCAC
- a CDS encoding radical SAM protein, producing MPLSVYLVDLTYTQQTVAADVMPAGVGCLATYAEAHGAATDRIRLFKYPEKLIEALEVDSFPNVIGFSNYIWNGTLAYEFAKTIKRQNPETIIVFGGPNYPLEPAPQIAWLKEHPAVDFYVAKEGELAFLRLLHALAQGDVDAVKRQSIPSVHAIASDGQAFISPLGERVAELDEIPSPYSTGRLDEFFDGTLLPIVQTNRGCPFTCTFCIEGDSFFSKVYRNSADKIGEELSYIGRKMQDVRSRGGRNDLFIADSNFGMYVNDLDTCRALAQTRLDFGWPEYINVATGKNQKERVLEASKIIDGALRLSGSVQSLTPEVLDNIKRKNISPDDIMDLALKASETGANTYSEIIMALPGETRATHLETIRTVMDAGFTNLYLFQLMMLPGTELSAPHTRERFSMQGRFRVLPRCYGHFKLGGDEVLAAEIEEICVETSTFSFDDYVVCRRFHLLVTLFYNDGVFGTLLKLLRLLKLSVFRWVECIAETKMSPRLQGLIDAFDQATQDELWTSREDLEAFTKAPGSVERYIAGELGNNLLYVHKTLAITQYVDELVLLSRDSMRKVLSEGGLDTPSHLAFVDDALTYHRSRLFDLFSDLDRKVEVMQEFDIAAFESDPQAADIDSYRLETPTMYVFQLADEQKELIRRNLGIYGSTPVGIGRILSKVYVKRILRHSKPQAGKACTLPSL from the coding sequence ATGCCTTTATCCGTATATTTGGTTGATCTTACCTATACCCAGCAGACTGTCGCCGCCGATGTCATGCCTGCCGGCGTTGGGTGCCTAGCGACTTATGCAGAGGCGCATGGCGCCGCAACTGATCGCATTCGCCTGTTTAAATATCCCGAAAAGCTGATCGAAGCTCTAGAGGTCGATTCCTTTCCAAACGTCATTGGGTTCTCGAATTATATTTGGAACGGAACACTAGCCTACGAATTCGCCAAGACGATCAAGCGCCAGAACCCTGAAACGATCATCGTTTTCGGCGGCCCCAACTATCCGCTTGAACCTGCGCCTCAAATAGCGTGGCTCAAGGAACATCCAGCCGTCGATTTTTATGTCGCCAAGGAAGGAGAATTGGCCTTCCTACGTCTCCTGCATGCGCTGGCGCAAGGTGACGTCGATGCAGTAAAGCGCCAAAGCATTCCCTCTGTGCATGCCATCGCAAGCGACGGACAGGCCTTCATCTCCCCCCTAGGCGAACGAGTCGCCGAACTTGATGAGATTCCATCCCCCTACTCAACTGGCCGCTTGGATGAATTCTTCGATGGGACCTTGCTGCCCATTGTACAGACGAACCGCGGTTGCCCCTTCACCTGCACTTTCTGCATTGAGGGAGACAGCTTCTTCTCGAAGGTTTATCGCAACTCTGCAGACAAGATTGGCGAAGAGCTAAGCTATATCGGACGCAAGATGCAGGACGTGCGGAGCAGGGGTGGCCGCAACGACTTGTTCATCGCCGATTCAAATTTTGGCATGTACGTAAACGATCTTGATACGTGTCGCGCTCTAGCGCAGACCCGCCTCGACTTCGGATGGCCTGAGTACATCAATGTCGCTACCGGCAAAAACCAAAAGGAGCGCGTGCTGGAGGCATCGAAGATCATCGACGGCGCCTTGCGTCTTTCCGGCTCGGTGCAAAGCCTGACGCCAGAGGTGCTGGACAATATCAAGCGCAAAAATATTTCACCAGACGACATCATGGACCTGGCGCTGAAGGCCAGTGAAACTGGCGCGAACACCTACAGCGAAATCATTATGGCCTTGCCAGGAGAGACCAGAGCCACTCATCTCGAGACTATCCGCACGGTAATGGATGCAGGCTTCACAAATCTTTATCTTTTTCAGCTGATGATGCTTCCTGGCACAGAGTTGTCGGCGCCGCATACGCGGGAGAGGTTCTCCATGCAGGGACGGTTTCGCGTTCTTCCGCGCTGCTACGGCCACTTCAAGCTGGGCGGGGATGAAGTGCTGGCGGCAGAGATCGAGGAAATCTGCGTGGAAACCAGCACATTTTCCTTCGACGACTATGTCGTCTGTCGGCGATTCCATCTATTGGTGACGCTGTTTTACAACGATGGCGTTTTTGGCACGCTGCTGAAGCTGCTGCGCCTACTTAAGCTCTCGGTCTTTCGCTGGGTAGAGTGCATCGCCGAGACAAAGATGTCACCGCGCCTGCAAGGGCTGATCGACGCGTTCGATCAAGCGACGCAAGACGAACTTTGGACATCGCGAGAAGACCTTGAAGCCTTTACGAAAGCCCCGGGTTCAGTCGAGCGCTATATCGCAGGGGAGCTAGGCAACAATCTTCTGTATGTACATAAGACCCTGGCTATCACACAGTATGTTGACGAACTCGTCTTACTCTCCAGGGACAGCATGAGGAAGGTTTTGTCAGAGGGCGGGCTTGACACTCCCTCGCATTTAGCCTTCGTCGACGATGCTTTGACATACCACCGTTCTCGCCTGTTTGATCTCTTTTCTGATCTGGATCGCAAGGTGGAAGTGATGCAAGAATTTGACATCGCGGCCTTCGAAAGCGATCCGCAAGCTGCTGACATCGACAGTTATCGCCTTGAGACGCCGACTATGTATGTCTTCCAACTTGCAGACGAGCAAAAGGAGCTGATTCGCCGCAATCTTGGCATTTACGGCTCGACCCCGGTCGGCATAGGTCGCATCCTGTCGAAAGTTTACGTCAAGCGCATTTTGCGCCATTCCAAACCGCAGGCTGGCAAGGCCTGCACACTTCCTTCCCTATAA
- a CDS encoding NAD-dependent epimerase/dehydratase family protein yields MRIMILGGDGYLGWPTAMYFSKQGHDVAIVDSLSKRYWEAEVGAEPLVPIRTLQARVRRWQELTGRSIDLFVGDIAANHRFTYNVLESFNPEAIIHYAEQPSAPYSMQDRASCVSTQHNNVVGTLNVMFAMQHTCPKAHMVKLGTMGEYGTPNIDIEEGWLEVEHKGRKDRMLYPKKPGSFYHLSKVHDSNNLEFACRVWGMRVTDLNQGVVYGIDTDETTLHADCNTSFHYDAVFGTVLNRFIVQAVFGAPLTVYGKGGQTRGFLNVRDTLRCVELAVQNPAGEGEFRVFNQFTEQFSVMDLALLVEKAGATAGLKVKIDHIVNPRVEQEEHYYNAVHTGLPKLGLKPHLLNQELLLSMIAYVQKHKERIDPNLIQPTVRWKLR; encoded by the coding sequence ATGCGCATTATGATTTTGGGCGGTGACGGTTACCTTGGCTGGCCGACGGCTATGTACTTTTCTAAGCAAGGACACGACGTCGCGATCGTCGATAGCCTTAGCAAGCGCTATTGGGAGGCTGAAGTCGGTGCCGAGCCTTTGGTGCCTATCCGCACCCTTCAGGCCCGCGTGCGACGCTGGCAGGAGCTGACCGGGCGCAGCATAGACTTGTTCGTTGGCGACATCGCAGCCAACCACCGCTTTACCTACAACGTGCTGGAGAGTTTCAATCCAGAAGCAATCATTCACTATGCCGAGCAGCCCTCGGCGCCATATTCGATGCAGGATCGCGCCAGTTGTGTCAGCACGCAGCACAACAACGTCGTCGGCACACTGAATGTCATGTTCGCCATGCAGCACACCTGCCCTAAGGCCCACATGGTCAAGCTGGGCACGATGGGCGAGTACGGCACGCCCAACATTGACATTGAAGAGGGATGGCTGGAAGTCGAGCATAAGGGCAGAAAGGATCGTATGCTCTACCCCAAGAAACCAGGCTCCTTCTACCATCTCTCCAAGGTCCATGACTCGAACAATCTGGAATTCGCCTGCCGCGTTTGGGGTATGCGCGTGACCGATTTGAATCAGGGAGTGGTCTATGGCATAGACACCGATGAAACGACGCTGCATGCCGACTGCAATACGAGTTTTCACTACGACGCCGTCTTCGGTACTGTTCTCAACCGCTTTATCGTGCAGGCGGTATTTGGCGCGCCGCTGACTGTTTACGGCAAGGGCGGGCAGACGCGCGGCTTCCTTAACGTCCGCGACACACTGCGCTGTGTCGAACTGGCCGTTCAGAATCCCGCCGGGGAGGGTGAGTTTAGGGTCTTTAACCAGTTCACCGAGCAATTCTCGGTGATGGACTTAGCGCTGTTGGTTGAGAAAGCAGGCGCTACGGCAGGGCTTAAGGTCAAGATTGACCATATTGTCAATCCGCGAGTTGAGCAGGAGGAGCACTATTACAACGCCGTCCACACCGGCCTGCCAAAACTTGGACTTAAGCCGCACCTGCTTAACCAGGAACTGTTGCTGTCCATGATTGCCTATGTGCAAAAGCACAAGGAGCGCATTGATCCCAATCTCATTCAACCGACTGTTCGCTGGAAGTTGCGCTGA